From Hymenobacter sedentarius, a single genomic window includes:
- a CDS encoding YdeI/OmpD-associated family protein, with protein sequence MSTSITFRATLEPGGPSFMPTQTIVVPAEVLEKLGGKAAKRVICTVRGQALRLGLLPLEGGGRYLMLNKDVCRVVGIALGQELVVAIEPDPNPDHVDLPDELAEALAAWPEAETAFNNYSGSHRRAMVRLVDEAKQRETRVRRAVQLVERLGRGLHPFRGD encoded by the coding sequence ATGAGTACTTCCATTACTTTCCGGGCTACGCTGGAGCCGGGCGGCCCCAGCTTCATGCCCACGCAAACCATCGTGGTGCCGGCCGAGGTACTGGAGAAGCTGGGCGGCAAGGCAGCCAAGCGGGTGATTTGCACCGTGCGCGGGCAGGCGCTGCGGCTGGGCCTATTGCCGTTGGAAGGCGGCGGGCGCTACCTCATGCTGAATAAGGACGTGTGCCGCGTCGTGGGCATAGCATTGGGCCAGGAATTGGTGGTTGCCATTGAGCCGGACCCGAACCCCGACCACGTGGACCTGCCCGACGAGTTGGCCGAAGCCCTCGCCGCCTGGCCCGAGGCCGAAACGGCCTTCAATAACTATAGCGGCTCGCACCGCCGCGCCATGGTCCGGCTGGTAGACGAGGCCAAGCAACGCGAGACCCGCGTGCGCCGCGCCGTGCAATTGGTCGAGCGTCTGGGCCGGGGGCTGCACCCGTTTCGAGGAGATTGA
- a CDS encoding DsbA family oxidoreductase: MKVEIWSDIVCPFCYIGKRRFEQALEKFPHADNVEVVWRSFELTPDYRPIPGRNVYESLAEKKGIPVAKAKEMSDYMADMAKEVGLKYDFDNAVPTNTFLGHQLIHLAAKHGKQGEAKERLMAGYYLQGQDLNDVDTLVKLATEIGLDAEEARAALLNGTYAEEVRHDEYQAQQINVRGVPFFVFEDKYAVSGAQPTELFSEVLEKVWDEFQPTKPAPIMVADGPACGPDGCEI, encoded by the coding sequence ATGAAAGTTGAAATCTGGTCCGACATCGTTTGTCCCTTCTGCTACATCGGCAAGCGCCGCTTCGAGCAGGCCCTCGAAAAATTCCCGCACGCCGACAACGTAGAAGTGGTGTGGCGCAGCTTCGAACTCACCCCCGACTACCGGCCTATCCCCGGCCGCAACGTGTACGAGTCGTTGGCCGAGAAGAAAGGCATTCCCGTGGCGAAGGCCAAGGAAATGAGCGACTATATGGCCGACATGGCCAAGGAAGTGGGGCTGAAGTACGACTTCGATAACGCCGTGCCCACCAATACTTTCCTGGGCCACCAGCTCATCCACCTGGCGGCCAAACACGGCAAGCAGGGCGAAGCCAAAGAGCGCCTGATGGCCGGCTACTACCTCCAGGGCCAGGACCTGAACGACGTTGACACGCTGGTGAAGCTGGCCACCGAAATCGGCCTCGACGCCGAAGAAGCCCGCGCAGCCCTCCTCAATGGCACCTATGCCGAAGAGGTCCGGCACGATGAGTACCAGGCCCAGCAAATCAACGTGCGCGGCGTGCCCTTCTTCGTGTTCGAAGACAAGTACGCCGTCTCGGGTGCTCAGCCCACCGAGCTTTTCAGCGAAGTGCTGGAAAAAGTGTGGGACGAATTCCAGCCCACCAAACCAGCTCCGATAATGGTAGCCGACGGCCCCGCCTGCGGGCCCGACGGCTGCGAGATTTAA
- a CDS encoding ferritin-like domain-containing protein — MNQLRTMRDLLVHDIQMMYSAEQLGLEGLATLVENTSEPRLKAAFEKHGVETRRQVARLEQIMDLMEVKPSREVCSAMKGLLTDAEKLMRKESTPQVLDAMLLAAAQKMEHYEIACYGTAVRMTEDMGMTQAAELLRQTLEEEKKTDEILNEIAKLRVNVKAEMM; from the coding sequence ATGAATCAATTGCGAACCATGCGCGACCTGCTCGTGCACGACATTCAGATGATGTACAGCGCCGAGCAGCTGGGCCTCGAAGGCCTAGCCACGCTCGTGGAAAACACCAGCGAACCCAGGCTGAAGGCGGCCTTCGAAAAGCACGGCGTCGAAACCCGGCGGCAAGTCGCCCGCCTGGAGCAAATCATGGACCTGATGGAGGTCAAGCCCAGCCGCGAGGTCTGTTCGGCCATGAAAGGCCTGCTCACCGATGCTGAGAAGCTGATGCGCAAAGAATCCACGCCCCAGGTGCTGGACGCCATGCTCCTGGCGGCCGCTCAAAAAATGGAGCACTACGAAATTGCCTGCTACGGCACGGCCGTGCGCATGACCGAAGACATGGGCATGACCCAGGCCGCCGAACTGCTGCGCCAGACGCTGGAAGAGGAAAAGAAAACCGACGAAATTCTCAATGAGATTGCCAAGCTTCGCGTGAATGTGAAAGCCGAGATGATGTAG
- a CDS encoding aldo/keto reductase has protein sequence MEYQELGTSGVAVSRITFGSWAAGGWMWGGTEQNDAVGAIHASYDLGVTSIDTAPVYGMGFSEQIVGEAIKSLPRDKVQILTKFGMRWDLAKGDFAMKTKDNNGHDLDVYKYAGRDSIIKECEDSLRRLGTDYIDLYQQHWPDVTTPIDETMEAVMRLIEQGKVRAAGVSNYSVAQMQEAEKTLNIASNQVPYSMVRRDIEQDLVPFCMEHNKAILVYSPLQLGLLTGKMKPGQEFGDGDLRRGHRLFTPESVTRVNAMLNKIRPLAETKNVTLGQLVLRWTLAQPGITVALVGARNPEQAVQNARAIDLQLSFEELDFINKQLAALQPA, from the coding sequence ATGGAATATCAAGAATTGGGCACCTCCGGCGTCGCCGTTTCGCGCATCACGTTCGGCAGCTGGGCCGCCGGCGGCTGGATGTGGGGCGGCACCGAGCAAAACGACGCCGTGGGCGCCATTCACGCCAGCTACGACCTGGGCGTAACCAGCATCGACACGGCGCCGGTCTACGGCATGGGCTTCAGCGAGCAAATCGTGGGCGAAGCCATCAAAAGCCTGCCGCGCGACAAGGTCCAAATCCTCACCAAATTCGGCATGCGCTGGGACTTGGCCAAGGGCGACTTCGCCATGAAAACCAAGGACAACAACGGCCACGACCTCGACGTGTACAAGTACGCGGGTCGCGACAGCATCATCAAGGAGTGCGAAGACAGCCTGCGCCGCCTCGGCACCGACTACATCGACCTCTACCAGCAGCACTGGCCCGACGTGACCACTCCCATCGACGAAACGATGGAGGCCGTGATGCGCCTCATCGAGCAGGGCAAGGTGCGTGCCGCCGGCGTGAGCAACTACTCGGTGGCCCAGATGCAGGAAGCCGAGAAAACCCTGAACATCGCCTCCAACCAGGTGCCGTACAGCATGGTGCGCCGCGATATTGAGCAAGACTTGGTGCCCTTCTGCATGGAGCACAACAAGGCCATTCTGGTGTACAGCCCGCTGCAATTGGGCCTGCTCACCGGCAAGATGAAGCCCGGCCAGGAGTTCGGCGACGGCGACTTGCGCCGGGGACACCGCCTCTTCACCCCCGAAAGTGTGACCCGCGTAAACGCCATGCTCAACAAAATCCGGCCGCTGGCCGAAACCAAAAACGTCACCCTGGGCCAGCTCGTGCTGCGCTGGACGCTGGCGCAGCCCGGCATCACGGTGGCGCTGGTGGGCGCCCGCAACCCCGAGCAGGCCGTGCAGAACGCCCGAGCCATTGACCTGCAATTGTCGTTTGAGGAGCTTGATTTTATTAATAAGCAACTGGCGGCGCTGCAGCCGGCTTAA
- the proB gene encoding glutamate 5-kinase, whose product MPLAYRRLVVKIGSNVLTQDNGLPDLARMEQLVAQVAGLKAQGMEVIMVSSGAVAAGRSLITLPAKTDAVRGRQLLAAVGQVKLLSTYAELFGRHGLLCAQVLVTKEDFRDRQHYLNMRNCFQELLQREVIPIVNENDVIAVTELMFTDNDELAGLIAAQLDADALVILTNVDGIFDGDPRLPTSQLLREIAPTATGFANFVTAQRSQFGRGGMLTKCHMAHKVAKLGISVHIANGKTADILPAVLAETAAHTWFRPSKTASGKKKWLANSQDSAKAAVRVNAGAVAALTAAGKASSLLPVGVLAIEGAFRKGDIIRLTDEKGHLLGLGIAEYGSDKALERLGQQHQRPLVHYDYLFLTPNLA is encoded by the coding sequence ATGCCCCTCGCCTACCGCCGCCTCGTCGTCAAAATCGGTTCCAACGTCCTGACCCAAGACAATGGCCTGCCTGACCTGGCCCGCATGGAGCAGCTGGTGGCCCAGGTGGCCGGGCTGAAGGCGCAGGGGATGGAGGTTATCATGGTATCGTCGGGGGCGGTGGCGGCCGGGCGCAGCCTGATTACGCTGCCTGCCAAGACTGATGCCGTGCGCGGGCGCCAGCTGCTGGCTGCCGTGGGCCAGGTAAAGTTGCTGAGCACCTACGCCGAGCTGTTTGGCCGCCACGGCTTGCTGTGCGCCCAGGTGCTGGTAACCAAGGAGGACTTCCGCGACCGGCAGCATTATCTGAACATGCGCAACTGCTTCCAGGAGCTGCTGCAGCGCGAGGTCATCCCAATTGTGAACGAGAACGACGTGATCGCCGTGACGGAGCTGATGTTTACCGACAACGACGAGCTGGCCGGGCTGATTGCCGCGCAACTCGACGCCGACGCCCTAGTAATCCTAACCAATGTGGACGGGATTTTCGACGGCGACCCGCGCTTGCCCACGTCCCAGCTCCTGCGCGAGATTGCGCCCACGGCCACCGGCTTTGCCAATTTCGTGACGGCCCAACGCTCGCAGTTTGGGCGCGGCGGCATGCTCACCAAGTGCCACATGGCGCACAAGGTGGCCAAATTGGGCATCAGCGTGCACATTGCCAACGGCAAAACGGCCGACATCCTGCCCGCCGTGCTGGCCGAGACAGCGGCGCACACCTGGTTCCGGCCCAGCAAGACCGCCTCGGGCAAGAAGAAGTGGCTAGCCAACTCCCAGGACTCGGCCAAGGCCGCCGTGCGCGTAAATGCCGGGGCGGTGGCGGCCCTCACCGCCGCGGGCAAGGCCAGCAGCCTGCTACCGGTGGGCGTGCTGGCCATCGAAGGCGCCTTTCGCAAGGGCGACATCATCCGCCTCACCGACGAAAAGGGCCACCTGCTGGGCCTGGGCATTGCCGAATACGGCTCCGACAAAGCGCTGGAGCGCCTGGGCCAGCAGCACCAGCGCCCGCTGGTGCACTACGACTATTTGTTTCTCACCCCTAACCTTGCCTGA
- a CDS encoding DUF2141 domain-containing protein yields MKVLSLCSLLIGSSLLGAATPPVETEPVTVVVSSLVSSTSTVKLYFYNTPEGFLKSGKWAFSKTVKPEGKREFTLPVELPKGEWAVAITQDLNNNDKIDKNFIGIPTEPYAFSNNVRPTVAAPNFNECKFTVEGPGKVVSIVLKD; encoded by the coding sequence ATGAAAGTGCTGTCGCTTTGCTCCTTGTTGATTGGTAGCAGCCTTTTGGGCGCCGCTACGCCTCCCGTCGAAACCGAGCCCGTAACGGTGGTCGTATCGTCGCTGGTGTCCAGCACCTCCACCGTAAAGCTGTATTTCTACAACACCCCCGAGGGGTTTCTGAAAAGCGGGAAATGGGCGTTTTCCAAGACCGTGAAGCCGGAGGGCAAGCGGGAGTTTACGTTGCCGGTTGAGCTACCCAAAGGAGAATGGGCCGTGGCCATCACGCAGGACCTCAACAACAACGACAAAATCGACAAGAACTTCATCGGCATCCCCACCGAGCCCTACGCGTTTTCGAACAACGTACGCCCCACCGTGGCCGCGCCCAATTTCAACGAGTGCAAATTCACGGTAGAAGGTCCAGGGAAAGTTGTGAGCATCGTGCTCAAGGATTAA
- a CDS encoding glutamate-5-semialdehyde dehydrogenase: protein MELRPIFEATRQASHALAAFAPAATDALLRDLADATEAQTPFLLAENARDLAQMPATDPRHDRLRLTAERLRGMADDLRNVAGLPTPLGQVISETDRPNGLHLTKVRVPLGVVGIIYEARPNVTFDSLALCLKTGNACLLKGGSDAAFSNAALLEVARPVLKRHGLPAAVATLLPLDRSATAALLAAVGYVDVLIPRGSQQLINYVRENARVPVIETGAGIVHTYFDETGDLNKGQAIIHNAKTRRVSVCNSLDCLLLHASRLADLPELLAPLAAAGVELFADAPALASLAAHYPAALLSLASEEHYGTEFLSLKMAVKTVGSLDEAMDHIAQHGSRHSEAIVSKDAAHIDTFLRTVDAAAVYANASTAFTDGAQFGLGAEIGISTQKLHARGPMGLQELTSYKWLVRGDGHIRTS from the coding sequence GTGGAGCTGCGCCCAATCTTTGAAGCCACCCGCCAGGCCAGCCATGCGCTGGCGGCCTTCGCGCCGGCTGCTACTGATGCCCTACTGCGCGACCTGGCCGACGCCACCGAAGCCCAAACGCCGTTTCTGCTGGCCGAAAACGCCCGGGACCTGGCCCAGATGCCTGCCACTGACCCGCGCCACGACCGCCTGCGCCTCACCGCCGAGCGCCTGCGCGGCATGGCCGACGACCTGCGCAACGTGGCCGGCCTGCCCACGCCGCTGGGCCAGGTTATCTCCGAAACCGACCGGCCCAACGGCCTGCACCTGACCAAGGTGCGCGTGCCGCTCGGCGTGGTCGGCATCATCTACGAAGCCCGGCCCAACGTAACCTTCGATAGCCTGGCGCTGTGCCTGAAAACCGGCAACGCCTGCCTGCTAAAGGGCGGCTCAGACGCGGCCTTTTCTAATGCGGCTCTGCTGGAAGTGGCCCGGCCCGTGCTAAAGCGCCACGGCCTGCCTGCCGCCGTGGCCACGCTCCTGCCGCTCGACCGCTCCGCCACGGCCGCCCTGCTCGCGGCCGTGGGCTACGTTGATGTGCTGATTCCGCGCGGCAGCCAGCAGCTCATCAACTACGTGCGGGAAAATGCGCGCGTGCCCGTGATTGAAACCGGGGCGGGCATCGTGCACACTTACTTCGACGAAACCGGCGACTTAAATAAGGGCCAGGCCATCATCCACAACGCCAAAACCCGTCGCGTAAGCGTGTGCAACTCGCTCGACTGCTTGCTCCTGCACGCCAGCCGGCTCGCGGATTTGCCCGAGCTGCTCGCCCCGCTGGCCGCAGCCGGGGTGGAGCTGTTTGCCGATGCGCCGGCCCTCGCCTCGCTGGCGGCCCACTACCCGGCTGCCCTGCTCAGCCTTGCTTCGGAAGAGCATTACGGTACGGAATTCTTGTCGCTGAAAATGGCCGTAAAGACCGTGGGCTCGCTCGATGAGGCCATGGACCACATTGCCCAACACGGCTCGCGCCACAGCGAAGCCATTGTGTCGAAAGATGCGGCGCACATCGACACGTTCCTGCGCACCGTGGATGCCGCCGCCGTGTATGCCAACGCCTCCACCGCCTTCACCGACGGTGCCCAGTTTGGGCTGGGGGCCGAAATCGGCATTAGCACCCAAAAGCTGCACGCCCGCGGCCCCATGGGGCTGCAGGAGCTAACCAGCTACAAGTGGCTGGTGCGCGGCGATGGCCACATCAGAACCTCCTAA